The genomic region GAGGAGTTGGGTTATCCAAAATATGCTGGGAGATATTTTAGGGTGCCATTCTAAATTCTTTAATTTTTTTATTTTTTACCTGGGAGTGGGTGATAAAATGACAAGTAAAACAATTAGCATTAGGAGAATTATAAAAGAATGGAGTTCCTATAAAATACCTACAATTCAGAGAGGATTTGTATGGAATGAAGAAAGAATAAAGGATTTCTTCGAATCAATAATAAAAGGTTATCCCGTAGGTTCAATAATACTTTGGAGTCCTGAAGATGAATTTCCACATGTTCCACTTTGTGATTCCGATACTGAAAATAACTCAAACACTATATTTTATTCCTGAAATAGAAAAGAAAAAATTGGCAAAATGGTTCATATTATCATCTTATGCAGGGAGATACTCAAAAGATTCAAAAATTGAAAAATATATAAATATTATAAAAGATGATAACTTCCCAATTGATGAATTAATTAGAAAACTTGAAAATGAAGATAACTTTACAATTGATAGATTTATGAGAGATAAAGATAACTTTGCAGAATCTTTAAAAGTTCAAGGTAGAAAATACATGATGCTTTTAATGATTGCACTTTTCAAAAATAATGCAAGAGACTGGACAGTGCAAAATAGATTGGTGGTTGAAATTGTAAAAAATAGGGATTACCATAGACATCATATATTCCCAAAAGAATATCTTTCAGAATTCAATATTACTGACAAAGATTTAATAGATGACTTAGGAAATATAACAATAATTGACCGAGTAATAAATGAGTCTATAAATTCAAACAATCCAAAAGAATATCTTCAAAATTATAAAAATTTCCTTAAAGAACATTTAATATCTGAAAACGAGGAATTATGGTCTATTGAAAAATTTGAAGAGTTCTTAAAACAAAGAAAGGAGGGTATATATAATTTAGTTTATAATTTATTCTTGAAATAAAATTTTTTGAAAAAATAAAATTTATCTATACAACACTTCCAAATGTGGAGATATAACTTCTCCTTTTCTCTTTTTACCTATGATTTTATCCACTGCCTT from Methanotorris formicicus Mc-S-70 harbors:
- a CDS encoding DUF262 domain-containing protein produces the protein MTSKTISIRRIIKEWSSYKIPTIQRGFVWNEERIKDFFESIIKGYPVGSIILWSPEDEFPHVPLCDSDTENNSNTIFYS